A section of the Amblyomma americanum isolate KBUSLIRL-KWMA chromosome 2, ASM5285725v1, whole genome shotgun sequence genome encodes:
- the LOC144119270 gene encoding uncharacterized protein LOC144119270, giving the protein MHEDCIPPTAKRKKQENDSNTPDKAYNTLQVPAQNVSSDTEDAADLLPTFESLCIGSRVAPVLADIFLSRVDREIEKALDGVVVRIFRYVDDYLVFTRTGSFTRSLVDVLKTFKECGRGLEFTTEVPSNKEQQFLDLALCGGKNTCVGGIARERPNHC; this is encoded by the exons ATGCACGAAGACTGCATCCCGCCGACAGCGAAACGAAAG AAACAAGAAAACGACAGTAATACACCAGATAAAGCATACAATACTTTACAAGTGCCTGCACAAAAt GTGTCTTCCGACACCGAGGACGCTGCAGATCTGCTCCCAACCTTCGAGAGCCTATGCATTggctccagggtggcacctgtgttagccgacatctttttaagcagggttgatagggaaattgaaaaggcattggatggggtagttgtcagaatttttcggtatgtcgacgattacttggtgttcacccgaacaggcagtttCACTAGAAGTCTGGTCGACGTTCTGAAgacttttaaggaatgcggacgtgggctggagttcacaactgaggttcccagcaacaaagaacagcagtttttggatttggcactgtgtggggggaagaacacttgtgttggtggtatcgccaGAGAACggccaaaccattgctaa